One genomic segment of Oncorhynchus kisutch isolate 150728-3 linkage group LG15, Okis_V2, whole genome shotgun sequence includes these proteins:
- the LOC109905592 gene encoding mitochondrial fission factor homolog A isoform X2 encodes MLLLFLSHDGVTRIRSILIHKEDHHHQCFLGQMNGAAFPSPTAEMAEINRIHYELEYTEGISQRMRIPEMLKMGPYGHDNPEAGSRDLHNVMMQVPERIVMSGDSEDSQFPRPRDLDLIQSTPLESLSLKTPPRVLTLNERPLDFMEMERSAAPAQPSEEVRSQGRLRRERSASENTTVRRNSQIARNDSTVTPSLPAPLRACPPLAMAEDEQNLYSASGVLSFIQSTTRRAYQQVLEVLDENHRRLALATLDTTLDVSMAPDDMAVVDAATLRRQIIKLNRRLQLIEEENKERAKREMIMYSVTVAFWLINSWVWFRR; translated from the exons ATGCTCCTTTTATTCTTATCACACGATGGCGTCACGAGAATTCGTTCTATTTTAATTCATAAAGAAGACCATCACCATCAATGTTTCCTGGG CCAAATGAACGGAGCAGCATTCCCCTCTCCTACTGCAGAGATGGCGGAGATTAACCGCATCCACTACGAGCTGGAGTACACAGAGGGCATCAGCCAACGCATGAGGATTCCAGAGATGCTCAAAATGGGCCCCTACGGTCATGACAACCCTGAGGCAGGCTCACGTGACCTGCACAACGTCATGATGCAGGTCCCAGAGAGGATCGTAATGTCCG GAGATAGTGAGGACTCCCAGTTCCCAAGACCCAGAGACCTGGACCTGATCCAGTCCACCCCGCTAGAGAGCCTGTCCCTGAAGACCCCTCCTCGGGTCCTCACCCTCAATGAGCGGCCGCTGGACTTCATGGAAATGGAGCGCAGTGcagccccagcccagcccagtgagGAG GTGCGTTCGCAAGGGCGGTTGCGGCGGGAACGTTCAGCCAGCGAGAACACCACTGTCCGTCGCAATAGCCAGATTGCCAGAAACGATTCAAC TGTGACCCCGTCCCTCCCAGCCCCTCTCCGTGCCTGCCCCCCTCTCGCCATGGCCGAGGACGAACAGAACCTGTACAGCGCTAGCGGCGTTCTCTCTTTCATCCAGTCCACCACGCGCCGGGCCTACCAGCAGGTCTTGGAGGTTCTGGACGAGAACCACCGCAG GCTTGCCCTGGCCACTCTAGACACTACTCTGGATGTCTCCATGGCTCCTGATGACATGGCTGTCGTAGATGCAGCAACACTTCGACGGCAG ATCATCAAGCTGAACCGGAGGCTCCAGCTCATAGAAGAGGAGAACAAGGAGAGGGCCAAGCGTGAGATGATCATGTACTCCGTCACCGTAGCCTTCTGGCTTATCAACAGCTGGGTTTGGTTCCGCCGCTAG
- the LOC109905592 gene encoding mitochondrial fission factor homolog A isoform X4: MNGAAFPSPTAEMAEINRIHYELEYTEGISQRMRIPEMLKMGPYGHDNPEAGSRDLHNVMMQVPERIVMSGDSEDSQFPRPRDLDLIQSTPLESLSLKTPPRVLTLNERPLDFMEMERSAAPAQPSEEVRSQGRLRRERSASENTTVRRNSQIARNDSTVTPSLPAPLRACPPLAMAEDEQNLYSASGVLSFIQSTTRRAYQQVLEVLDENHRRLALATLDTTLDVSMAPDDMAVVDAATLRRQIIKLNRRLQLIEEENKERAKREMIMYSVTVAFWLINSWVWFRR; encoded by the exons ATGAACGGAGCAGCATTCCCCTCTCCTACTGCAGAGATGGCGGAGATTAACCGCATCCACTACGAGCTGGAGTACACAGAGGGCATCAGCCAACGCATGAGGATTCCAGAGATGCTCAAAATGGGCCCCTACGGTCATGACAACCCTGAGGCAGGCTCACGTGACCTGCACAACGTCATGATGCAGGTCCCAGAGAGGATCGTAATGTCCG GAGATAGTGAGGACTCCCAGTTCCCAAGACCCAGAGACCTGGACCTGATCCAGTCCACCCCGCTAGAGAGCCTGTCCCTGAAGACCCCTCCTCGGGTCCTCACCCTCAATGAGCGGCCGCTGGACTTCATGGAAATGGAGCGCAGTGcagccccagcccagcccagtgagGAG GTGCGTTCGCAAGGGCGGTTGCGGCGGGAACGTTCAGCCAGCGAGAACACCACTGTCCGTCGCAATAGCCAGATTGCCAGAAACGATTCAAC TGTGACCCCGTCCCTCCCAGCCCCTCTCCGTGCCTGCCCCCCTCTCGCCATGGCCGAGGACGAACAGAACCTGTACAGCGCTAGCGGCGTTCTCTCTTTCATCCAGTCCACCACGCGCCGGGCCTACCAGCAGGTCTTGGAGGTTCTGGACGAGAACCACCGCAG GCTTGCCCTGGCCACTCTAGACACTACTCTGGATGTCTCCATGGCTCCTGATGACATGGCTGTCGTAGATGCAGCAACACTTCGACGGCAG ATCATCAAGCTGAACCGGAGGCTCCAGCTCATAGAAGAGGAGAACAAGGAGAGGGCCAAGCGTGAGATGATCATGTACTCCGTCACCGTAGCCTTCTGGCTTATCAACAGCTGGGTTTGGTTCCGCCGCTAG
- the LOC109905592 gene encoding mitochondrial fission factor homolog B isoform X6 has translation MNGAAFPSPTAEMAEINRIHYELEYTEGISQRMRIPEMLKMGPYGHDNPEAGSRDLHNVMMQVPERIVMSGDSEDSQFPRPRDLDLIQSTPLESLSLKTPPRVLTLNERPLDFMEMERSAAPAQPSEEVRSQGRLRRERSASENTTVRRNSQIARNDSTKPSLRGGSALTSNPLHESRLALATLDTTLDVSMAPDDMAVVDAATLRRQIIKLNRRLQLIEEENKERAKREMIMYSVTVAFWLINSWVWFRR, from the exons ATGAACGGAGCAGCATTCCCCTCTCCTACTGCAGAGATGGCGGAGATTAACCGCATCCACTACGAGCTGGAGTACACAGAGGGCATCAGCCAACGCATGAGGATTCCAGAGATGCTCAAAATGGGCCCCTACGGTCATGACAACCCTGAGGCAGGCTCACGTGACCTGCACAACGTCATGATGCAGGTCCCAGAGAGGATCGTAATGTCCG GAGATAGTGAGGACTCCCAGTTCCCAAGACCCAGAGACCTGGACCTGATCCAGTCCACCCCGCTAGAGAGCCTGTCCCTGAAGACCCCTCCTCGGGTCCTCACCCTCAATGAGCGGCCGCTGGACTTCATGGAAATGGAGCGCAGTGcagccccagcccagcccagtgagGAG GTGCGTTCGCAAGGGCGGTTGCGGCGGGAACGTTCAGCCAGCGAGAACACCACTGTCCGTCGCAATAGCCAGATTGCCAGAAACGATTCAAC CAAGCCATCGCTGCGAGGAGGGTCTGCCTTGACCTCTAACCCTCTGCATGAATCCAG GCTTGCCCTGGCCACTCTAGACACTACTCTGGATGTCTCCATGGCTCCTGATGACATGGCTGTCGTAGATGCAGCAACACTTCGACGGCAG ATCATCAAGCTGAACCGGAGGCTCCAGCTCATAGAAGAGGAGAACAAGGAGAGGGCCAAGCGTGAGATGATCATGTACTCCGTCACCGTAGCCTTCTGGCTTATCAACAGCTGGGTTTGGTTCCGCCGCTAG
- the LOC109905592 gene encoding mitochondrial fission factor homolog B isoform X5 — protein MNGAAFPSPTAEMAEINRIHYELEYTEGISQRMRIPEMLKMGPYGHDNPEAGSRDLHNVMMQVPERIVMSGDSEDSQFPRPRDLDLIQSTPLESLSLKTPPRVLTLNERPLDFMEMERSAAPAQPSEEVRSQGRLRRERSASENTTVRRNSQIARNDSTLALATLDTTLDVSMAPDDMAVVDAATLRRQIIKLNRRLQLIEEENKERAKREMIMYSVTVAFWLINSWVWFRR, from the exons ATGAACGGAGCAGCATTCCCCTCTCCTACTGCAGAGATGGCGGAGATTAACCGCATCCACTACGAGCTGGAGTACACAGAGGGCATCAGCCAACGCATGAGGATTCCAGAGATGCTCAAAATGGGCCCCTACGGTCATGACAACCCTGAGGCAGGCTCACGTGACCTGCACAACGTCATGATGCAGGTCCCAGAGAGGATCGTAATGTCCG GAGATAGTGAGGACTCCCAGTTCCCAAGACCCAGAGACCTGGACCTGATCCAGTCCACCCCGCTAGAGAGCCTGTCCCTGAAGACCCCTCCTCGGGTCCTCACCCTCAATGAGCGGCCGCTGGACTTCATGGAAATGGAGCGCAGTGcagccccagcccagcccagtgagGAG GTGCGTTCGCAAGGGCGGTTGCGGCGGGAACGTTCAGCCAGCGAGAACACCACTGTCCGTCGCAATAGCCAGATTGCCAGAAACGATTCAAC GCTTGCCCTGGCCACTCTAGACACTACTCTGGATGTCTCCATGGCTCCTGATGACATGGCTGTCGTAGATGCAGCAACACTTCGACGGCAG ATCATCAAGCTGAACCGGAGGCTCCAGCTCATAGAAGAGGAGAACAAGGAGAGGGCCAAGCGTGAGATGATCATGTACTCCGTCACCGTAGCCTTCTGGCTTATCAACAGCTGGGTTTGGTTCCGCCGCTAG
- the LOC109905592 gene encoding mitochondrial fission factor isoform X1: MLLLFLSHDGVTRIRSILIHKEDHHHQCFLGQMNGAAFPSPTAEMAEINRIHYELEYTEGISQRMRIPEMLKMGPYGHDNPEAGSRDLHNVMMQVPERIVMSGDSEDSQFPRPRDLDLIQSTPLESLSLKTPPRVLTLNERPLDFMEMERSAAPAQPSEEVRSQGRLRRERSASENTTVRRNSQIARNDSTVTPSLPAPLRACPPLAMAEDEQNLYSASGVLSFIQSTTRRAYQQVLEVLDENHRSKPSLRGGSALTSNPLHESRLALATLDTTLDVSMAPDDMAVVDAATLRRQIIKLNRRLQLIEEENKERAKREMIMYSVTVAFWLINSWVWFRR; this comes from the exons ATGCTCCTTTTATTCTTATCACACGATGGCGTCACGAGAATTCGTTCTATTTTAATTCATAAAGAAGACCATCACCATCAATGTTTCCTGGG CCAAATGAACGGAGCAGCATTCCCCTCTCCTACTGCAGAGATGGCGGAGATTAACCGCATCCACTACGAGCTGGAGTACACAGAGGGCATCAGCCAACGCATGAGGATTCCAGAGATGCTCAAAATGGGCCCCTACGGTCATGACAACCCTGAGGCAGGCTCACGTGACCTGCACAACGTCATGATGCAGGTCCCAGAGAGGATCGTAATGTCCG GAGATAGTGAGGACTCCCAGTTCCCAAGACCCAGAGACCTGGACCTGATCCAGTCCACCCCGCTAGAGAGCCTGTCCCTGAAGACCCCTCCTCGGGTCCTCACCCTCAATGAGCGGCCGCTGGACTTCATGGAAATGGAGCGCAGTGcagccccagcccagcccagtgagGAG GTGCGTTCGCAAGGGCGGTTGCGGCGGGAACGTTCAGCCAGCGAGAACACCACTGTCCGTCGCAATAGCCAGATTGCCAGAAACGATTCAAC TGTGACCCCGTCCCTCCCAGCCCCTCTCCGTGCCTGCCCCCCTCTCGCCATGGCCGAGGACGAACAGAACCTGTACAGCGCTAGCGGCGTTCTCTCTTTCATCCAGTCCACCACGCGCCGGGCCTACCAGCAGGTCTTGGAGGTTCTGGACGAGAACCACCGCAG CAAGCCATCGCTGCGAGGAGGGTCTGCCTTGACCTCTAACCCTCTGCATGAATCCAG GCTTGCCCTGGCCACTCTAGACACTACTCTGGATGTCTCCATGGCTCCTGATGACATGGCTGTCGTAGATGCAGCAACACTTCGACGGCAG ATCATCAAGCTGAACCGGAGGCTCCAGCTCATAGAAGAGGAGAACAAGGAGAGGGCCAAGCGTGAGATGATCATGTACTCCGTCACCGTAGCCTTCTGGCTTATCAACAGCTGGGTTTGGTTCCGCCGCTAG
- the LOC109905592 gene encoding mitochondrial fission factor homolog B isoform X3, with protein MLLLFLSHDGVTRIRSILIHKEDHHHQCFLGQMNGAAFPSPTAEMAEINRIHYELEYTEGISQRMRIPEMLKMGPYGHDNPEAGSRDLHNVMMQVPERIVMSGDSEDSQFPRPRDLDLIQSTPLESLSLKTPPRVLTLNERPLDFMEMERSAAPAQPSEEVRSQGRLRRERSASENTTVRRNSQIARNDSTKPSLRGGSALTSNPLHESRLALATLDTTLDVSMAPDDMAVVDAATLRRQIIKLNRRLQLIEEENKERAKREMIMYSVTVAFWLINSWVWFRR; from the exons ATGCTCCTTTTATTCTTATCACACGATGGCGTCACGAGAATTCGTTCTATTTTAATTCATAAAGAAGACCATCACCATCAATGTTTCCTGGG CCAAATGAACGGAGCAGCATTCCCCTCTCCTACTGCAGAGATGGCGGAGATTAACCGCATCCACTACGAGCTGGAGTACACAGAGGGCATCAGCCAACGCATGAGGATTCCAGAGATGCTCAAAATGGGCCCCTACGGTCATGACAACCCTGAGGCAGGCTCACGTGACCTGCACAACGTCATGATGCAGGTCCCAGAGAGGATCGTAATGTCCG GAGATAGTGAGGACTCCCAGTTCCCAAGACCCAGAGACCTGGACCTGATCCAGTCCACCCCGCTAGAGAGCCTGTCCCTGAAGACCCCTCCTCGGGTCCTCACCCTCAATGAGCGGCCGCTGGACTTCATGGAAATGGAGCGCAGTGcagccccagcccagcccagtgagGAG GTGCGTTCGCAAGGGCGGTTGCGGCGGGAACGTTCAGCCAGCGAGAACACCACTGTCCGTCGCAATAGCCAGATTGCCAGAAACGATTCAAC CAAGCCATCGCTGCGAGGAGGGTCTGCCTTGACCTCTAACCCTCTGCATGAATCCAG GCTTGCCCTGGCCACTCTAGACACTACTCTGGATGTCTCCATGGCTCCTGATGACATGGCTGTCGTAGATGCAGCAACACTTCGACGGCAG ATCATCAAGCTGAACCGGAGGCTCCAGCTCATAGAAGAGGAGAACAAGGAGAGGGCCAAGCGTGAGATGATCATGTACTCCGTCACCGTAGCCTTCTGGCTTATCAACAGCTGGGTTTGGTTCCGCCGCTAG